In Neobacillus endophyticus, a single window of DNA contains:
- the ltrA gene encoding group II intron reverse transcriptase/maturase, protein MNTRTSRNKQYYDFAKVQKELYESSKKGKTDFKDLLEIILSDENILLAYRTIKSNKGSKTAGTDDRTILNLAESDQEHFLKEIKALLRNYKPQAVRRVFIPKPNGKERPLGIPTINDRLVQQMFLNVLEPICEAKFYNHSYGFRPLRTTRHAVARVQTLININKLHFTVDIDIKGFFDNVNHCLLIKQLWNIGIKDKRVLAIISKMLKAPIQGEGIPNKGVPQGGILSPLLSNVVLNDLDHWVANQWDTFDKTRHKYVGNDVKIANLRRASNLKEGYIVRYADDFRILARDHGTATKWFHAAKGYLKDRLKLDISPEKSKIINLRKRSSEFLGYRMKAVKKGNKLVAKTNVSEKNIKQIQQTLKKRIIKIQKNPVPDNVRIYNATVLGVHQFYKHATHVVKDFNDIEYRLLRTLKSRLKKIAKYGYPRLSEKSTYLKFYKPTRKTFKIGKDDYLFPIGDIKTTSNFNFSQSLNPYDNKEHFEWDKEIVTMMKSRLQNRSVEYMDNRLSLYSQQKGLCAVLKIPLPAEFVHCHHKTPVELGGTDEYKNLTIVHVFVHKLIHATRPETINKYIKLLKLNSMQLRKINQLRRLCKLEKIVID, encoded by the coding sequence ATGAACACGAGGACTTCACGAAACAAACAATACTACGATTTTGCAAAAGTTCAAAAAGAACTTTACGAGAGTAGTAAGAAGGGTAAAACGGATTTTAAAGATCTTCTAGAAATTATTCTATCTGATGAAAATATCCTACTTGCTTATAGAACCATTAAAAGTAATAAAGGCTCCAAAACAGCAGGAACAGATGATAGGACGATTTTAAACTTAGCTGAATCTGACCAAGAACATTTCTTAAAAGAAATAAAAGCTCTTTTAAGAAATTATAAGCCTCAAGCTGTCAGGCGAGTATTTATTCCAAAACCTAATGGTAAAGAAAGACCACTAGGCATTCCAACAATTAATGATAGATTAGTACAGCAAATGTTTTTAAATGTACTTGAACCCATTTGCGAAGCAAAATTCTACAACCATTCATATGGTTTTAGACCTCTCAGAACAACGAGACATGCTGTTGCAAGAGTTCAAACATTAATCAACATTAATAAGCTCCACTTTACGGTAGACATTGATATCAAAGGATTCTTTGATAATGTCAACCATTGCCTACTAATCAAACAATTATGGAATATCGGAATAAAGGACAAGCGTGTACTTGCGATTATAAGCAAAATGCTTAAAGCACCAATACAAGGAGAAGGTATTCCAAACAAAGGAGTACCACAAGGAGGAATATTATCCCCACTCCTATCTAATGTTGTACTTAACGACTTAGACCATTGGGTTGCAAATCAATGGGACACATTTGATAAAACTCGTCACAAGTATGTCGGGAATGATGTTAAAATCGCAAACCTCAGACGAGCATCTAACTTGAAAGAAGGTTATATCGTTCGTTATGCGGATGACTTTAGAATCCTTGCAAGGGACCATGGAACAGCAACAAAATGGTTCCATGCTGCTAAAGGTTATCTAAAAGACAGGCTGAAACTAGATATATCTCCTGAAAAGTCTAAGATTATCAATCTTAGGAAAAGAAGCTCTGAGTTTCTCGGCTACCGAATGAAAGCAGTAAAGAAAGGCAACAAATTGGTCGCGAAAACTAATGTTTCGGAAAAGAACATTAAACAAATTCAGCAAACATTAAAGAAGAGAATTATTAAAATCCAAAAGAATCCTGTTCCAGATAACGTTAGAATCTATAATGCAACAGTTCTAGGAGTGCATCAGTTCTACAAGCATGCAACCCATGTTGTAAAAGATTTTAATGACATTGAATACAGGTTATTGAGAACCCTAAAATCTAGGCTCAAAAAGATAGCGAAATATGGATATCCAAGATTATCTGAGAAGTCAACATATCTTAAGTTTTATAAACCAACAAGAAAGACTTTCAAAATTGGAAAAGATGATTACCTATTTCCTATAGGTGATATTAAAACAACTTCCAATTTTAACTTCTCTCAATCTTTAAATCCTTATGATAACAAAGAACATTTCGAATGGGATAAAGAGATCGTCACAATGATGAAATCCAGACTCCAAAATCGAAGTGTTGAATATATGGACAATAGATTATCGTTGTACTCCCAACAGAAGGGATTATGTGCAGTATTAAAAATTCCGCTTCCTGCAGAATTTGTTCACTGTCACCATAAAACACCTGTTGAATTAGGTGGTACAGACGAATATAAAAATCTCACTATCGTCCACGTATTTGTTCATAAGCTAATCCATGCTACTCGTCCTGAGACTATAAATAAATATATCAAGCTACTAAAACTTAACTCTATGCAGTTAAGAAAAATTAACCAACTCAGAAGGCTTTGTAAGCTTGAAAAGATTGTTATTGATTAA
- the ltrA gene encoding group II intron reverse transcriptase/maturase, which produces MKTNENVKSAVSPLVENWHSINWVKVQRYVRKLQQRIYRAEQLNQTRKVRKLQRLLLRSKANLLLSIRRVTQENKGKKTAGIDGYISNTPQERVDLFNKLSGYSVRNIDVKPARRTYIPKKNGKLRPLGIPVIVDRVYQNVFKNALEPQWEAKFEMTSYGFRPKRSTHDAMSDLFVKLSKGSAKEWIFEGDFEGCFDNLNHEYIMDCIKNFPNKLVIQKWLNSGYVDNDVFHETTKGTPQGGIISPLLANIALHGMEKEIGVRYIHTTRQGDTLYQNSVGVVKYADDFVFVCPTEKEAYSMYEKLQPYLSKRGLNLAKDKTRVVHIGKGFDFLGFNFRQYPTKDGMRLFIKPSKESVKRAKQKIKEIFEWGKGRETSLLIDRLNRVIRGIANYWSPTVAKKIFKDIDNYILKRTLIYLKHRHHRKSIKWIRKMYFKPDHTGVSKDKWILTCPHDNTIQLMKMSWVKIERHTKIKQYNSPFDASLKEYFERRDKKEFDKENTLAKQKLAKKSKYKCRVCRESLVGDEPLEANHIVPKIIGGWDTYENLELLHKSCHKTHHALLESYGNGKQLPKVQSFLKRNNVDANSKQAVKHMMEAFKKFVY; this is translated from the coding sequence ATGAAAACTAACGAGAATGTTAAGTCGGCTGTTTCCCCACTAGTGGAGAATTGGCACTCAATTAATTGGGTGAAAGTTCAACGCTATGTTAGGAAACTTCAACAACGAATCTATCGTGCCGAACAATTAAACCAAACAAGGAAAGTAAGAAAATTACAAAGATTACTTTTAAGAAGCAAGGCTAATTTACTTCTAAGTATTAGACGAGTAACCCAAGAGAATAAAGGTAAGAAAACAGCAGGTATAGATGGATATATTTCCAATACACCACAAGAAAGAGTTGATTTATTCAACAAATTAAGTGGATACAGCGTTAGAAATATCGATGTCAAACCAGCCAGAAGAACCTATATTCCTAAAAAGAACGGTAAACTCCGCCCACTAGGCATTCCGGTTATTGTTGACAGAGTATATCAAAACGTCTTCAAAAACGCTTTAGAGCCGCAATGGGAAGCAAAATTTGAAATGACTTCTTATGGATTCAGACCTAAACGTAGCACTCACGATGCTATGAGTGATTTATTCGTTAAATTAAGCAAAGGCAGTGCTAAGGAATGGATTTTTGAGGGTGATTTCGAAGGATGCTTTGATAACTTGAATCATGAATATATTATGGATTGCATTAAAAATTTCCCTAATAAATTAGTAATTCAAAAGTGGCTAAATAGTGGCTATGTAGATAATGATGTATTCCACGAAACAACAAAGGGAACACCACAAGGCGGTATTATCTCGCCATTATTAGCAAATATTGCACTACATGGAATGGAGAAAGAAATCGGTGTTAGATACATCCACACAACACGACAAGGAGATACATTGTATCAAAATTCCGTTGGTGTGGTTAAGTATGCTGATGACTTTGTATTTGTCTGCCCTACTGAAAAAGAGGCATATAGCATGTATGAAAAATTACAACCTTACCTAAGCAAACGTGGACTAAATCTTGCGAAGGATAAAACAAGAGTAGTTCATATTGGTAAAGGATTCGACTTTTTGGGGTTCAACTTCAGACAATATCCAACCAAAGATGGAATGCGTTTATTCATTAAACCTTCCAAAGAGAGTGTAAAACGAGCTAAACAAAAGATTAAAGAAATATTTGAGTGGGGGAAAGGTAGAGAAACTTCGCTCCTAATTGATAGATTAAATCGTGTCATCAGAGGGATAGCGAATTATTGGTCACCAACGGTTGCCAAAAAGATTTTCAAAGATATAGATAATTATATCCTCAAAAGAACGCTAATCTACTTGAAACATAGACATCATCGTAAATCTATTAAATGGATAAGAAAGATGTACTTCAAACCTGACCATACGGGTGTAAGTAAAGACAAATGGATTCTTACGTGTCCTCACGACAACACTATTCAGCTTATGAAAATGAGTTGGGTGAAAATCGAGAGACACACTAAAATCAAACAATATAATAGTCCATTTGATGCTTCACTTAAAGAATATTTCGAGCGACGGGATAAAAAAGAGTTCGATAAGGAGAACACTTTAGCAAAGCAAAAACTTGCTAAAAAGTCTAAATACAAATGCAGAGTTTGTCGTGAATCACTTGTTGGGGACGAGCCGTTAGAAGCGAATCATATAGTACCGAAAATTATAGGCGGTTGGGACACTTATGAGAACCTTGAATTACTTCATAAGTCTTGTCATAAAACACATCACGCATTATTGGAGAGTTACGGTAACGGTAAGCAATTACCAAAGGTTCAATCTTTCCTTAAAAGGAATAATGTAGATGCAAATAGCAAACAAGCGGTTAAACATATGATGGAAGCATTTAAGAAGTTCGTATATTAA
- a CDS encoding DEAD/DEAH box helicase family protein: MSNNKIEWKLEETEDCPKMLEVYLEQAWQNAFCYALACEAPDQSWKQPLILMTIIAGSDSTLQSMKAAMDIGSNGFHFGQGEKTLTTYEFQRDFQLCADKGSYEKFPITINQNRKALAIVHDKLLANDEYVLSFDGNPAQDIANLLGGSKYGLHILDDWKEIVYQELISRGYLEEIEMYYDKSLFIDGMSLLRIKLSEEDADNLISELVKSGALVFPKSGTGQAIENVNSLTDYLLEYSDAMVQKLAEEVQPTHNPMEDESLQHFENFPRTLFPVQSHVATAISKRLLEQKAVIIQGEMSTGKTAVMTSVAEGYHHLKGKTGYFACVMVPPSLTAKWPDEIREIVPHAEIHVIEKTSQLIEYHVAWEKAGRPKPIKPTFFVISFTTMRGDSRIVPSVEFSYKKTTLQKTEQRTPYRYGYYCPSCGHAHQVIESTNVVTNENGEEETKHTKRTMNEDEFGTGRRISNSVKPQNAFCSECGDSLWTKKVPTHFSSFKEWAMYEKELAHALAQKNPNLFKHIQDTHKELPKVVGMPRRIAAIEYIRRQMRNFFDISIIDEVHERVRRCLISS; this comes from the coding sequence ATGTCCAACAACAAAATTGAGTGGAAATTAGAAGAAACAGAAGATTGTCCAAAAATGTTAGAAGTGTATCTAGAGCAAGCATGGCAAAATGCGTTTTGTTACGCTCTAGCCTGCGAAGCGCCAGACCAATCCTGGAAACAACCATTAATTCTGATGACGATCATCGCAGGAAGTGATTCCACCCTTCAATCGATGAAGGCTGCGATGGATATTGGATCGAATGGATTCCATTTTGGTCAAGGAGAAAAGACACTGACAACTTACGAATTTCAGAGAGATTTTCAATTATGTGCTGATAAAGGATCTTACGAGAAATTTCCGATCACCATTAATCAAAATCGAAAAGCCCTTGCGATTGTTCACGATAAATTACTTGCGAATGATGAGTATGTTCTATCGTTTGACGGTAATCCAGCACAAGATATCGCCAATCTACTCGGAGGCTCTAAATACGGTTTACACATCCTTGATGATTGGAAGGAAATCGTATACCAAGAGTTAATATCTCGTGGCTATTTGGAAGAGATTGAGATGTATTACGACAAAAGTCTGTTTATAGATGGTATGTCGCTATTACGAATCAAACTATCAGAAGAGGATGCAGATAACCTTATATCTGAGTTGGTAAAGTCAGGAGCGCTTGTTTTCCCGAAAAGTGGTACGGGTCAAGCAATAGAGAATGTGAATTCTTTAACTGATTACCTACTTGAGTACTCTGATGCAATGGTTCAAAAACTTGCAGAAGAGGTTCAACCGACTCATAACCCAATGGAAGATGAATCCTTGCAGCATTTTGAGAATTTCCCGCGAACTTTATTCCCAGTTCAAAGCCATGTTGCGACAGCCATCTCAAAAAGATTGCTAGAACAAAAGGCTGTGATTATTCAAGGGGAAATGAGCACCGGAAAAACGGCGGTCATGACAAGTGTTGCCGAAGGATATCATCACTTAAAAGGGAAAACAGGGTATTTTGCGTGCGTCATGGTGCCACCAAGTTTAACAGCTAAGTGGCCTGATGAAATTAGGGAAATTGTTCCCCATGCTGAGATTCATGTGATTGAAAAAACAAGCCAATTAATTGAATACCATGTAGCTTGGGAAAAAGCAGGGCGTCCGAAACCAATTAAGCCTACCTTTTTTGTTATTTCCTTTACTACAATGCGTGGAGATAGCCGGATTGTTCCATCTGTAGAGTTTTCTTATAAGAAAACCACTTTGCAGAAAACAGAACAACGCACTCCATATAGATATGGATATTATTGTCCTTCCTGTGGTCACGCTCATCAAGTCATTGAATCAACTAATGTTGTGACGAATGAAAACGGTGAAGAAGAGACAAAACACACGAAACGGACAATGAATGAAGATGAGTTCGGAACTGGCAGACGTATCAGTAATAGCGTGAAACCACAAAATGCTTTTTGTTCAGAATGTGGTGATAGCCTATGGACGAAAAAAGTTCCAACACACTTCAGCTCTTTCAAAGAGTGGGCAATGTATGAGAAAGAACTTGCCCATGCCTTAGCGCAAAAAAATCCAAATCTATTTAAGCATATTCAGGACACTCATAAGGAGTTACCTAAAGTAGTAGGAATGCCGAGACGTATTGCAGCCATTGAGTACATTCGTCGTCAAATGAGAAATTTCTTTGATATTTCAATAATTGATGAAGTGCACGAACGTGTGAGGCGTTGCCTTATAAGTAGCTGA